CGGCCCAGGCTATGCATTTGGCGCCGGTGTAAGCGTCCACATTGCCCGTCGCATCGAGGAAGGCTACCTGCCGGAAGTCACGCCCTTCGTCTTCTGAGATCAGTCGCTCCAAGGCAGTTTGGGCATCCAGACCTTCTTCCATCAGGGCCAAGCCATCGGGACCCAGGGCAGGGTTCACGAACGATTGCGTGGCTACCACGCCTACACCCGACTTTCCCCAGCTTACTACAGTACCTACCGAGAACCAATGGCTTTGTACCCCAATGGCCATTTCACCGGTCACGGGATCGCGGGCTACAATGGAATAGGTATGGGCAAAGGGCTCGGTCTGCTTGTAAACCTGCCCTGCTGCAAGTTGATTCATCAGGATAACCATCATTAAATTGATTGCTGCTTTTCTCATAGGATTTGACTTTGTTTCTTTTCAAAGCTATTGAAATTTTCCCTTGAAACCAGTGCTTCTAATCATTACTTTTGGATTTTTATTTGAAAAATCAGTGAGCTATGCAAAAATTGATCATTACGCTGTTCATCCTTATTTTTGGTACTCTTTCAGCCAGGTCTCAGCAGGTTGTGGTGGAATCCATTTTCCTCGAAGCGCTTTCATCTAATATTGCTTATGAAAATCTTCAGATTCTTTGCGAAACCACCGAAGGACGTATTGCTGGCTCACAGGCTTCCCTGGCGGCAGTGGACCTTACGCAAAGGATGATGGAGGGGCTTGAATTAGATTCGGTTTATCGTCAGGAGATTATGGTACCCCATTGGATCCGCGGGGAAGTGGAACTTTCCCGGATGGAGTCAAGACTTTTGGGTTCCCAGGCTTTAACGGTTTCTTCCCTGGGTTTGTCTGTTGGGACAGGCCCTGATGGAGTAAAAGCCCGGGTAACAGAGGTTAAAGGTCTGGATGAACTGGAAAGCCTTGGGCGGGAAGGGATTGAAGGGCGGATTATATTCTTCAACCGGCCCTTCAACCATGCTTTTTATAATACTTTCCTGGGATACGGTGATGCCGTGGATCAGCGATTCTATGGACCGCATCGGGCAGCCCAGTATGGTGCTGTTGCCGTAATCGTGCGATCCGTAACCAGTGCCATACACGATTTCGCCCATACCGGCGTGACTTACGTAAGTGAAGAGGGGCCGAATATCCCTGCTGTAGCGGTCAGTACTTTGGGTGCTGAACAGCTTAGCCAATGGCTGGAGGCCGATCCTGAGCTGGAACTCTATCTCGAAACCCATTGTCGGCAGCTTCCGGATACTGTTTCATATAACGTCATTGGGGAAATAAGGGGTAGCCATTACCCCAATGAGATCATTACTGTGGGCGGACATCTTGATGCCTGGGACAATAGCCCTGGTGCACATGATGACGGTGCAGGCTGCATGCAGTCCATGGAGGTGCTACGCATCTTCCGCGCGCTTGGATTACAGCCCAAGAGGACCGTAAGGGCTGTCATGTTTATGGACGAGGAGATCGCTCAGCGGGGAGGGCAGGCTTACGTAGAAGATGCCCGTGTGAATGGCGAAGAGCATTATTTTGCGCTGGAAGCCGACAGGGGGGCATTCAGTCCGCGTGGGTTTTCCATTGATGCTGCTCCCGAAAACCTTTTAGCCATTCAGGCATTGCAACCCCTGTTCGCTCCCTATGGGATGCATGAGTTTATTGCCGGGGGAAGCGGGGTAGATATCGAGCCCCTGAAAAAGCATTTTCAAATGACCCTGGCAGGCTTGCTTACCGATTCCCAACGATATTTTGATGTTCATCATTCGGCAAACGATACCTTTGATAAAATCAACCGTCGCGAGATGCAGCTGGGAAGTGCCGCCATGGCCGCCCTTATTTACTTGCTGGATGCCGGGGATGTTCTTAAGTAGGTTTCTTTTGCCCCTTTTAACTGATCCTGAAATCGATGGAAAGGCGGTTCAGATGATCGTTTATCATGGTGGTGACTCGTTTCAGCATGGCTTTATCCATTTCAGAAAGATGCTTTGCGTTGATTTGATTGCTGAATGGTTCACCCGTTTCAAACTGCTGTAACTGGCCTTTTATCCGCAACAGGGTAAGAAACCTGAACCCCTGTTCGAAATCATCCGTTAAGGTCGATGGAATGGCTCCTGCCGATTCCAGGGCAAACAACCTTTCACTGGTATTCCTAAGACTAATTCCGTTTTTAAGGGCCCAAAGGCGGACGATGCTTGTAAGCGAAAGGATGGGAAGCTTAATGTCAATGTTGTCGTTCTTCAAAGCGGAACTATCCAATACCTGAGGCCTTAAGGAAATGACACTTTTGGCGAGATTGAAAAAGAAGATATCCTTTCCTTTAAGTTCTTTCAGAACAAAATGCTGCAGTTCTTCAGCCAGTTCCTGATGTCCTGCCACGGCCCTGAAGTCAAAGAAGATTGAGGTTTTCAATAACTCCTGGGGGTTTGGGGTGGTGATCCATGCTGCAATGGCTTTTTGCCAGTCTTCAAGATCCATGCACCAATCGGGGTTTAATGCCATTACTCCTCCTTTGCACAAAGGATATCCCGCTTTGTGGAGGTTGTTGCAGACCCGGTTTCCAAGTTGAAGGAAATAATCCTTATTGGATTCTTTGTCGATTGCTTTGTCTGATCGAAAAACAATGGCGTTGTCCTGGTCGGTGGCCAGCGTTTGTTCGAATCGTCCCTCACTTCCAAGTGCAAGGAAGGCAAAGGGGGCGGGCGGAGGCCCCATTTCATTCATAGCCTCTTCGATTAATTTCTGGGTAATGGCATCAGAAACCTTGCTGATGAGTTTTCCGCTGGTGGCAGCCCCGGTGCCGGTTTCTACCAGTCGTTGAATAAGGGTAGGCAGGCGGTTCAGGTTGTCGGCAATTTCATATACTGTTTCTGCTTTTCTGATGGCATTCATGAGGTATTCGGGTGTATCGCGACGCAATTCTGAAAGGCTCAGTAAGCTAATATAGGAGGGTTTTGTATGTTCCCTGGGAAGTACCACAATATAGGAAACCTGGTGCTGCAACATCAGGGAGAAGGCATCCATAACCATATCGTCTTCAGAGAGGCTGATTACGGGGGCACTCATGATCTTTTCTGCCGGGATTCCGTGATCCATTCCGCTGGCCACTATCCGCCTGCTGATGTCGCTTTGTGTGATAAGACCCGCCACAGAGCCATCATCATTCATCACCAGGATAATATCGGCTTTGGCACGTGCCATCATCCGGGCTGCCATATTTACGGTGGTTGTGAGATCGCAGCGAGGGGCAGGTTGAAGGTGTTCGGAAAGGGGCTGCAACAATAGGCTAGAGGATATCTGCAACTTGTCAAAGGCGCGAAATTTCTCGATTTTCATTTCCAGTTCGCGTACCCGGTCCTTTTGCCTGGAAATATCCTTCACCCCATAAATGAACCCGTGTTTTCCTTCCAATTCAAATTTCGACCGGTTAACGACGACATCCACTGTATTGCCATCAAAACCAGGGATCTTTTGTTCTGAAACCAGGGCTTCCTCCCTATCCCCTTCGTGGCCTTGGTCAGCTTCTTCAATCAAAGTTTCAAGTCTTTCAAACAGTTGAGATTCTTTGGATTCAAAGTCTTTTTCGGAGAAGCCCAAAAGGCCCAGGACAAAGGGATTTGCATAGGCGATCTCATCCTCAAGCACCAGGATCACCCCATCGGCTGATGCATCCACCAGCTTCTTATAACGCTCCATTGAATCACGCAGCTTTTCCTGTGCCTTTTGTCGTTCAAGTTCAGCCATATAGTTGCGGCGGGTCAGGTAAGCAATCAGGGCACCCAGAACCAGGGTGGCAAGAATAGATATCCAAATGACCCTGCGGGAAAGACTTGCAATCTCGCGATTTACATCATCGATATAAATGCCCGTACCCACGATCCATCCCCAGGGTTCATAAGGCTTAACATAGGAAAGCTTTGAAACGACTGTAAGGCTGTCGTCTTTCCATTGCCATTTGTAGTCGATGTATCCCTCACCCTTTTCCTTAACAATGTTAACGATATCCACAAAAAAGTTCTTTCCCTGGTTATCGCGGTAGTCAGAAAGATTCATTCCAATCATCCCGGGGCGATAGGGGTGCATGACCATTACCGGAATTGTATCGGTTATCCAGAAATAGTCTTTTTGCTCAGGTCCGTATCGCATATCACCGATAATAAGGGCTGCCTCCCTTTGAGCTTCATAAAGGCTGAAGGTATCGGTTACCATCCTGTCGAGCTTGCGCATAACGCTTAAAGCCGTATTGGTAAGTTCGCGAATGGTTTCGCGTTTTCCTTCCATGAGATTCTCGCGATAAGTAGGTATGATCACGAGGAAAGTGACTCCTACGAAAAGTAAAACGGCCACAAGGGCTGGGAGTAGAATCCGGGAAAAGAATCGCTGACCTATATGCATGGTGAAATTTTAATTTAATGGGACAGGTGTGATAATGCTCGAATGCGTATCAAAGATGATAAAACCGCTGGTATTACGCCCGTTGACAATAGCAGGGCAAAAAACAATTTTTGGTGAATGGTTAATTTTTACCTGTGAAAACCCCGGGTCTGCCCAGAGAAATTTCCCGGCCATGCTGATTCCCAGAGGGTGGCTGTGACCAGCAAAAGCTACCTGGCAATTCAGTTCTTTCATGAGCCTTAAATGCTGCCTTAATTCACCGGTGTGAAAGGGAAACCAACGACTGACTCCTGAGAGGTCAGGCTGCATGAAATGCGAAAAAAATATTTTCCTAGCGCCCGTATCCAGGGCTTTAAATTCAGGTAAACTTTCAAGGTAATTTCTGTTTTCGGGGCTCAGTAGAGGAACGACCTCCGCTTCATACAGCCAGAGCTTCTCCCCGGTGAGTGAGGCTTGTTCTTCAATGCTAAGGTCATACCAGTTATCGGGCATGTGCCTCTCAAGGTGGTAGGAGGGCAGGCGTTGCACGGAAAAAAGGTCGTGATTTCCGGCCAGTGAAAAATGGGCGTATTCCCTCACTAGGTCAATGCATGCATTGGCATCAGGGGGATGATCATAATACCGATGGGCAAAACCGGTAATGTCGCCAAGGCAAACCAATAGGTCGTAACCCAGCGATTGAAGTTTTCCGAAAGCTTTTTCCAGCATTTCGAAATCCTCATGAATATCGGTAATAATGGCTATTCTCATGCTTTAAGTGCCTGAGAATCAAATATACAAAAAAGAATGTACAACGACTATCTTACAGTCAATGTCTTTTTCTGTGTAAGAAGCGAGACCACAATAAGAACGATGAACGACAAGGGAATTGAAATAATTCCTGGGTTGTCAAAGGGTATCAATGCGTTTTCCTTAGGTAGTCCGTATCTTTCGAACATGCTGGGTGACAGCAGGATAATGGTTACTGCTGAGACGATGCCCACCGTAATGGAACTAGCAATTCCTTTGGAAGTCGTCTTTTTCCAGAATATCACAGCAAGGATGGAAGGAAGGTTGGCAGATGCGGCAATGGCAAAGGCCAATCCCACCAGAAATGAAACGTTCATCCCTTTAAACAGGATCCCCAGGATGATGGCCAAGATACCCACACCAAAGGCGGCTATTCGCCCGGCTTTAACTTTTTGCTTGTCGGTCATTTCCACCTTCAGGTATTTATCCACGAAGTCGTGGGCAATGGCACCTGATGATGCCACGATCAGTCCGCTCACCGTTCCCAGTACCGTTGCAAAAGCAATAGCCGAGATGATGGAAAAGATCCCTACGCCAAAATACTTGGCCAGGAGTGGTCCCGACATGTTGCTGCTTTCGAGGTCGTTGACGCCGTTGATCATTGCTCCAAGGCCCATATACATGGTAAGGATGTAAAAGAATCCAATGGCAGCAATGGCAACCACCGTTGATTTACGGGCGGCCCGTTGGCTGGGTACTGTGTAGTATCGGATCAGGATATGCGGCAGTGCTGAAGTCCCGAAGAACAAGGCAAGCATCAAGGAGATGAAGTTTATCTTATCCCAAAGCTTGGCGTTCTTACCTAACTTAAACAATAGGCCGGGCTTTAAAATATCAGACCCGGCAGTAGGTTTCTGATAAAAAATGGTTACCCGGTCATCGCCATCCAGGAAGAACGTTTTTTGGAAAAGTACCACTTCACTCTTTTCAAGGGTGCTGAGCATTTCAAAAGGTCCAACAGGGCCTGTTTGCTCAACTTCAACGCCTTTGTGGACAATTTTGCTCATGTGACCCACTTGGTAAAACTTATTTTCTGAGCGGGGGGCACCATTGTATAAGGTCTGACCATCACTCGTCACAGTGATACTTGGGGCTTCTTTTAATACAAAAGAACCTTCGGGCAGGGCCTCCAGTTTAAACCACTGGTGAATGCCATCCTTCTCCAGTTTTGCAAAGGTATTACCGCCATATTGCGTTTGGCTGACAAGCTTGTATTCGTCCTCGGTAATGGAAAGAATCTCATCGCCTACAACCAATGCTTCAACGGTTTTGAACTCATGGTAATCTTCGTAAGGCTTCAGGTTAATTCCATTACGAAGGATGTAAATGGTTAAAATAATTGAAAAAGTTATTAGCAACCCGCCCTTGATAAATTGAACGTAGGTAGTTGAGGTCATGCCTGCGGTGGCTACGATATATATAACGATTGCACCGACAATGACCACCCCGGCCCAATGGGGCAAACCTAGCAAAGGCACCACCAGGTCACCAGCACCTACCATTTGGGGAATTAAATAAAAAATGGAAACGATTAGGGTACTGATGGAGGCTGTCAATTTGATGCTCTTGGAGTTGAATTTGGAATCAAGGGCATCAGTAAAAGTGTATTTCCCAAGGCGCTTTAAAGGCTCTGCCACAACAAAAAGTGCCACAACCCACCCGGCAAGATAGCCGATTGAATAAAGAAAACCATCGTAGCCAGCATAAGCGATCATTCCGCAAATACCAAGAAACGAAGCAGCAGAAAGATAATCACCTGCGAAGGCAATACCATTAACCCCCCAATGAATGGTGCCCCCTGCAGCATAATAGCTGGCTGAGGATTGGGTACGCGATCCGAAATAAAAGGAGAGGCCTATGACCAGGGCAACAAAGATCAGAAAGATCAGAATGGCCCAAATGGATGCATCGTATGTCATATCTTAACCCCTCCATTCATTTTGTCTTCCATGCGGGTGCAAACCAAACTGTAAATCAGTCCCATCAGAAAGGCCAGTAATATGAGGCCAAAACCATAAACTACGGCTAGATTGAGCCCCGAAAACACGATCATTCCAAGCGTGTCGGTGAAAAAAAGACCTAACAAAACAAAAACGGCATAAATAACCGCATAAACGAAAAACAAGATTAACCCTAATCTCGTCTTCCTTCTGGAGGCATGATCAGCACCCAGTTCAACTGCAGGTTCATGTAACATTTTAAAAGATTTTGGTGGTTATTGGTTGGATTCAGAAAGCCCTTGTAGGGAAAACCAAGGGAATTCCCCATTTTTTAAAGCCATAAAAATAGAACATTTTTAAACAAATGTTACATTGGGGTTAAATTTACA
The window above is part of the Bacteroides sp. genome. Proteins encoded here:
- a CDS encoding M20/M25/M40 family metallo-hydrolase, which codes for MQKLIITLFILIFGTLSARSQQVVVESIFLEALSSNIAYENLQILCETTEGRIAGSQASLAAVDLTQRMMEGLELDSVYRQEIMVPHWIRGEVELSRMESRLLGSQALTVSSLGLSVGTGPDGVKARVTEVKGLDELESLGREGIEGRIIFFNRPFNHAFYNTFLGYGDAVDQRFYGPHRAAQYGAVAVIVRSVTSAIHDFAHTGVTYVSEEGPNIPAVAVSTLGAEQLSQWLEADPELELYLETHCRQLPDTVSYNVIGEIRGSHYPNEIITVGGHLDAWDNSPGAHDDGAGCMQSMEVLRIFRALGLQPKRTVRAVMFMDEEIAQRGGQAYVEDARVNGEEHYFALEADRGAFSPRGFSIDAAPENLLAIQALQPLFAPYGMHEFIAGGSGVDIEPLKKHFQMTLAGLLTDSQRYFDVHHSANDTFDKINRREMQLGSAAMAALIYLLDAGDVLK
- a CDS encoding DUF294 nucleotidyltransferase-like domain-containing protein: MHIGQRFFSRILLPALVAVLLFVGVTFLVIIPTYRENLMEGKRETIRELTNTALSVMRKLDRMVTDTFSLYEAQREAALIIGDMRYGPEQKDYFWITDTIPVMVMHPYRPGMIGMNLSDYRDNQGKNFFVDIVNIVKEKGEGYIDYKWQWKDDSLTVVSKLSYVKPYEPWGWIVGTGIYIDDVNREIASLSRRVIWISILATLVLGALIAYLTRRNYMAELERQKAQEKLRDSMERYKKLVDASADGVILVLEDEIAYANPFVLGLLGFSEKDFESKESQLFERLETLIEEADQGHEGDREEALVSEQKIPGFDGNTVDVVVNRSKFELEGKHGFIYGVKDISRQKDRVRELEMKIEKFRAFDKLQISSSLLLQPLSEHLQPAPRCDLTTTVNMAARMMARAKADIILVMNDDGSVAGLITQSDISRRIVASGMDHGIPAEKIMSAPVISLSEDDMVMDAFSLMLQHQVSYIVVLPREHTKPSYISLLSLSELRRDTPEYLMNAIRKAETVYEIADNLNRLPTLIQRLVETGTGAATSGKLISKVSDAITQKLIEEAMNEMGPPPAPFAFLALGSEGRFEQTLATDQDNAIVFRSDKAIDKESNKDYFLQLGNRVCNNLHKAGYPLCKGGVMALNPDWCMDLEDWQKAIAAWITTPNPQELLKTSIFFDFRAVAGHQELAEELQHFVLKELKGKDIFFFNLAKSVISLRPQVLDSSALKNDNIDIKLPILSLTSIVRLWALKNGISLRNTSERLFALESAGAIPSTLTDDFEQGFRFLTLLRIKGQLQQFETGEPFSNQINAKHLSEMDKAMLKRVTTMINDHLNRLSIDFRIS
- a CDS encoding metallophosphoesterase gives rise to the protein MRIAIITDIHEDFEMLEKAFGKLQSLGYDLLVCLGDITGFAHRYYDHPPDANACIDLVREYAHFSLAGNHDLFSVQRLPSYHLERHMPDNWYDLSIEEQASLTGEKLWLYEAEVVPLLSPENRNYLESLPEFKALDTGARKIFFSHFMQPDLSGVSRWFPFHTGELRQHLRLMKELNCQVAFAGHSHPLGISMAGKFLWADPGFSQVKINHSPKIVFCPAIVNGRNTSGFIIFDTHSSIITPVPLN
- a CDS encoding cation acetate symporter translates to MTYDASIWAILIFLIFVALVIGLSFYFGSRTQSSASYYAAGGTIHWGVNGIAFAGDYLSAASFLGICGMIAYAGYDGFLYSIGYLAGWVVALFVVAEPLKRLGKYTFTDALDSKFNSKSIKLTASISTLIVSIFYLIPQMVGAGDLVVPLLGLPHWAGVVIVGAIVIYIVATAGMTSTTYVQFIKGGLLITFSIILTIYILRNGINLKPYEDYHEFKTVEALVVGDEILSITEDEYKLVSQTQYGGNTFAKLEKDGIHQWFKLEALPEGSFVLKEAPSITVTSDGQTLYNGAPRSENKFYQVGHMSKIVHKGVEVEQTGPVGPFEMLSTLEKSEVVLFQKTFFLDGDDRVTIFYQKPTAGSDILKPGLLFKLGKNAKLWDKINFISLMLALFFGTSALPHILIRYYTVPSQRAARKSTVVAIAAIGFFYILTMYMGLGAMINGVNDLESSNMSGPLLAKYFGVGIFSIISAIAFATVLGTVSGLIVASSGAIAHDFVDKYLKVEMTDKQKVKAGRIAAFGVGILAIILGILFKGMNVSFLVGLAFAIAASANLPSILAVIFWKKTTSKGIASSITVGIVSAVTIILLSPSMFERYGLPKENALIPFDNPGIISIPLSFIVLIVVSLLTQKKTLTVR
- a CDS encoding DUF485 domain-containing protein, with product MLHEPAVELGADHASRRKTRLGLILFFVYAVIYAVFVLLGLFFTDTLGMIVFSGLNLAVVYGFGLILLAFLMGLIYSLVCTRMEDKMNGGVKI